From a region of the Corythoichthys intestinalis isolate RoL2023-P3 chromosome 7, ASM3026506v1, whole genome shotgun sequence genome:
- the LOC130918819 gene encoding 40S ribosomal protein S27-like, with amino-acid sequence MTKRRIRDLMYPTYEEEKARHKKKRLVQSPNSYFMDVKCMGCYKITTIYSHAQTVVPCAGCAIILCRPSGGKCRLTTGCVFRKKTNHCVAPPQK; translated from the exons ATGACT AAAAGAAGAATTCGTGACCTAATGTACCCAACCTATGAGGAAGAGAAGGCCAGACACAAGAAAAAGCGCCTGGTGCAGTCTCCTAATAGCTATTTCATGGATGTCAAATGCATGG GGTGCTATAAAATCACCACCATCTACAGCCACGCACAGACGGTGGTGCCCTGTGCTGGCTGCGCAATAATCCTTTGCAGGCCCAGTGGTGGGAAATGCAGACTTACTACAG GATGTGTCTTCAGGAAGAAGACAAATCATTGCGtggcacccccccaaaaataa
- the LOC130919351 gene encoding ras-related protein Rab-8A: MAKTYDYLFKLLLIGDSGVGKTCVLFRFSEDAFNSTFISTIGIDFKIRTIELDGKKIKLQIWDTAGQERFRTITTAYYRGAMGIMLVYDITNEKSFDNIKNWIRNIEEHASADVERMVLGNKCDVNEKRQVSKERGEKLALEYGIKFMETSAKANINVENAFLSLARDIKAKMDKKLEGNNPQGSNQGVKITEQPKKSSFFRCSLL, from the exons ATGGCGAAGACTTACGACTACTTGTTCAAACTACTTTTAATCGGCGACTCCGGGGTCGGGAAGACGTGCGTACTGTTCAGGTTTTCCGAGGATGCCTTCAACTCGACATTCATCTCCACCATAG gtATTGACTTCAAGATTAGAACAATAGAATTAGACGGGAAGAAGATCAAGCTACAGATATG GGATACAGCAGGACAAGAGAGGTTCAGGAccatcacaacagcctactacagAGGAGCCATG GGCATCATGCTAGTATACGACATCACCAATGAGAAATCGTTTGATAACATCAAGAACTGGATACGAAACATCGAAGAG CACGCCTCCGCGGATGTCGAGAGGATGGTCCTCGGTAACAAATGTGACGTTAATGAAAAGCGACAGGTGTCAAAAGAAAGAGGAGAGAAG TTGGCCCTGGAGTACGGCATCAAGTTCATGGAGACCAGCGCTAAGGCCAACATCAACGTGGAGAAC GCCTTCCTATCCCTAGCCCGAGATATAAAAGCGAAGATGGACAAGAAGCTG GAGGGCAACAACCCACAAGGCAGCAATCAAGGAGTAAAAATCACAGAACAACCCAAGAAGAGCAGCTTCTTCCGCTGCTCGCTCCTGTGA